One Cololabis saira isolate AMF1-May2022 chromosome 12, fColSai1.1, whole genome shotgun sequence DNA window includes the following coding sequences:
- the LOC133457136 gene encoding transforming protein RhoA-like — translation MTEIIKMTHAQVRTQPAGLLRHCAHARKLWAEFSSRSGRRERRTEKHKEMAAIRKKLVIVGDGACGKTCLLIVFSKDQFPEVYVPTVFENYVADIEVDGKQVELALWDTAGQEDYDRLRPLSYPDTDVILMCFSVDSPDSLENIPEKWTPEVKHFCPNVPIILVGNKKDLRNDEHTRRELAKMKQEPVKFEEGKEMASRISAYGYQECSAKTKDGVREVFEMATRAALQAKKNRKKPTCVLL, via the exons ATGACAGAAATAATCAAGATGACGCATGCGCAGGTCCGCACTCAGCCTGCTGGTTTATTACGTCATTGCGCGCATGCGCGCAAGCTGTGGGCGGAGTTTTCCAGTCGGTCAGGAAGACGAGAAAGACGGACAGAGAAACATAAAG AGATGGCTGCCATCAGGAAGAAGTTGGTGATAGTTGGGGATGGAGCTTGCGGGAAGACGTGTCTGCTGATCGTTTTCAGTAAGGACCAGTTCCCAGAGGTCTACGTGCCCACTGTGTTTGAGAACTATGTGGCAGACATCGAAGTAGATGGTAAACAG GTAGAACTGGCTCTTTGGGATACAGCAGGTCAGGAAGACTATGACCGACTGAGGCCTCTGTCCTACCCAGACACCGATGTCATCCTCATGTGCTTCTCTGTGGACAGCCCGGACAGTTTAG AGAATATTCCAGAAAAGTGGACTCCTGAAGTTAAACACTTTTGTCCAAATGTTCCCATCATCCTGGTTGGAAACAAAAAAGATTTGCGCAATGACGAGCACACTCGACGCGAGCTTGCCAAAATGAAACAG GAACCAGTTAAATTTGAAGAAGGCAAAGAGATGGCAAGCCGCATCAGTGCCTATGGTTACCAAGAGTGTTCTGCCAAAACCAAAGACGGTGTGAGGGAAGTCTTTGAGATGGCAACTAGGGCAGCATTACAGGCCAAGAAAAACAGGAAGAAGCCTACCTGTGTATTGTTATAG